From one Asterias amurensis chromosome 10, ASM3211899v1 genomic stretch:
- the LOC139942983 gene encoding uncharacterized protein yields the protein MGPFLFLVLGVILELSESKMIVHHFGPPPDGYTPGQHWVTQVMKQVPKRNRCQSTKKDTFSDCQALLDAGFKEDGIYTIHPYQNDEGVKVFCDMTKHTGWIVVQRRYNGSVNFNRNWTEYKKGFGSTDGEFWLGNEILHNLTDAEGNWTIRLDLTNEDNVTGHLLKTQFHVGPVDYTMFLEHSEVQPTVDIQCGHKLGMEDGSISDDRITASSQWNSHWQPSNARLNLNRYWRPADGLFVDSMLQIDVGINPVHIEGVITQGSPYRDKWVTQYQVQYSINGTAWLYVNGASTPQTFIGNTDRNTPVTNIFQQPIQARYIRIRPTAWNGNPALRIELFGCRAHEVCRQKLGMGDKTIPDGSITTSSTDDQECSRNTYGRLDVKGGWCPTLNDSDSAWFQVDLKHPVLIQGVVTQANLDRKWWVTEFIVSYGDNEQDMRFIGGTDKDSAQRFPGNSDYNTRVTNMFNEEIRARYIRITPTGFQGERPVLCIELLGCNERLFCLDRLGMGDGSIPDFRITASSKQQREDGNCQPSNARLTQSANNNTIGWCANPIDINPWLQIDLGFKVIVEGMMMLQGSDQGTSVDIGYEYQLEYSDDQSTWHTKNSTQIMRRNTAADSVATSMFNPPIIARYIRIILNQTDGSQWIRVELLGCKVRWVCEQRLLNEAHIIPDGSSILQIDLLLVTLVEGVIAQGKNESSFQVEYSLDNVTWVSVSHKGAPEGEPQIFHGNTNQTAPVKNPFEEPIRARFIRVTQTDVGYPAVSIELIGCRNDILETANNQAFIIHHHTDNNQNETNCPSLNSEGGWWFNKCSGIPGVDNNLNAEYIQPGDTMGPYKRVIRATEWNGSRIAKTEIKIRRQSPPRG from the exons TAATCCTTGAATTGAGTGAGAGTAAGATGATAGTTCATCATTTTGGACCACCACCTGATGGTTATACTCCTGGTCAACACTGGGTCACACAAGTCATGAAACAGGTACCAAAACGGAATCGATGCCAGTCCACTAAAAAAG ATACATTTAGCGACTGTCAAGCTTTGCTGGATGCTGGGTTCAAAGAAGATGGTATCTACACTATCCATCCCTACCAGAATGATGAAGGAGTTAAAGTGTTTTGTGATATGACGAAGCATACCGGCTGGATT GTTGTCCAGCGGCGCTATAATGGATCAGTCAATTTCAACCGCAATTGGACAGAATACAAGAAAGGCTTTGGGTCAACGGATGGTGAGTTCTGGCTTGGCAATGAGATTCTACACAACCTGACTGATGCTGAAGGGAACTGGACAATCCGTCTGGACCTAACCAATGAAGATAACGTCACGGGTCATTTGCTGAAGACACAGTTTCACGTCGGACCTGTCGATTACACCATGTTTCTGGAGCACTCCGAGGTACAACCAACTG TTGATATACAGTGTGGACATAAACTTGGAATGGAAGACGGGAGTATTTCTGATGATAGGATCACAGCATCTAGTCAGTGGAATTCACATTGGCAGCCGAGTAATGCACGACTGAACCTGAACCGTTATTGGAGGCCAGCTGACGGACTGTTCGTTGATTCAATGCTCCAAATAGATGTGGGTATAAATCCTGTGCATATTGAGGGCGTCATCACACAGGGCAGTCCATACCGTGATAAGTGGGTGACACAGTACCAGGTACAATACAGCATTAATGGCACTGCATGGCTGTACGTGAATGGGGCCTCGACTCCACAG acaTTCATTGGCAACACTGATAGAAACACCCCAGTTACCAATATATTCCAGCAGCCTATTCAAGCACGGTACATACGCATCAGACCTACAGCCTGGAACGGCAACCCAGCCCTACGTATTGAACTCTTTGGATGCAGAG cTCATGAAGTTTGTCGGCAGAAGCTTGGAATGGGAGATAAAACCATCCCTGATGGAAGCATAACGACATCGTCTACTGATGACCAGGAATGCAGCAGGAACACTTACGGACGGCTAGATGTGAAAGGTGGCTGGTGTCCCACATTGAATGACAGTGACAGTGCATGGTTCCAAGTGGATCTAAAGCACCCGGTATTGATTCAAGGTGTTGTTACACAGGCTAACTTGGACAGAAAATGGTGGGTCACAGAGTTTATCGTATCTTACGGTGACAATGAGCAAGACATGCGCTTCATAGGAGGGACTGATAAGGACAGTGCACAG AGATTCCCTGGAAATTCAGACTATAACACCAGAGTGACCAACATGTTCAATGAGGAAATCAGAGCACGCTACATCCGCATCACACCAACTGGGTTTCAAGGAGAACGTCCAGTGCTGTGTATTGAACTCCTTGGATGTAATG AACGCTTGTTTTGTTTGGATCGTCTCGGAATGGGAGACGGCAGCATTCCAGACTTCAGAATCACAGCATCAAGTAAACAGCAGAGGGAAGAtggtaactgtcaaccaagCAATGCACGACTCACTCAATCAGCAAACAACAATACTATTGGCTGGTGCGCTAATCCTATTGACATCAACCCGTGGCTACAGATTGATCTAGGATTTAAAGTGATAGTGGAGGGAATGATGATGCTGCAGGGATCTGATCAGGGAACCAGTGTAGATATAGGTTATGAGTACCAGCTAGAGTACAGTGATGACCAGAGCACGTGGCATACAAAGAATTCAACACAG ATTATGCGAAGAAACACCGCAGCAGACTCGGTAGCTACCAGCATGTTCAATCCACCAATTATTGCTCGTTATATCCGCATCATACTAAACCAGACTGATGGCTCTCAATGGATACGTGTTGAACTATTGGGATGTAAAG TACGCTGGGTGTGTGAACAACGCCTTCTTAATGAAGCCCATATCATTCCGGACGGATCTTCAATTCTTCAAATTGACCTACTGTTAGTAACTCTAGTTGAGGGAGTCATAGCTCAAGGGAAAAATGAATCGTCATTTCAAGTAGAATACAGCCTTGACAACGTTACCTGGGTCTCTGTTAGCCACAAGGGAGCACCTGAAGGAGAACCTCAG ATATTCCATGGTAACACGAATCAAACCGCACCGGTAAAGAACCCTTTTGAAGAGCCGATCCGAGCACGCTTCATCCGTGTGACTCAAACAGACGTCGGATATCCAGCTGTAAGCATTGAACTCATTGGATGCAGAA ATGATATTCTTGAGACTGCCAACAATCAAGCCTTCATCATTCACCATCACACAGATAATAACCAAAACGAAACAAACTGCCCAAGTCTGAATAGTGAAGGGGGATGGTGGTTTAATAAATGCTCTGGTATACCTGGTGTAGACAATAACCTTAATGCTGAATATATCCAACCTGGAGATACTATGGGTCCATACAAACGAGTTATTAGAGCTACTGAATGGAATGGTTCTCGTATTGCAAAGACTGAAATCAAAATACGCCGCCAATCTCCACCTCGTGGCTAA